TTGCACCATATACAGACTCTCTTAAAGAGCTATAAAGTGTGTCTAAAGCGCCTGTTTGTTTTTCAGTAAGTACAAGTTCACTGATTTTATTAAGATACTTTATTGTTTCAAACTCTATGATTTTAAGCTTTTCATATTTACTATTGTAATCATAGTCATACTCTTGCGTCGCATCATTAATTATCTGATAAGCTGTTTTATCAGTTTTAAGTACCTCACTCGGTTTTACATTAATAAGAAAGAATGTGAACTTAATACATTTCATAAAAAGGTGTGCGATCTCATTTCTCGTTGCGATCAAAGCACTCTCTGCTACACTTGGCTCTACCATATGAATATATTTTGTTGCAACCTCATGTCGAACAATAAAAAGCTTATTTAAAAAGTTTGCTATTTTATCTATAAAAGGGCTTAACAGTAATACCCCTAACACATTAAAGATCGTATGAAAGAGTGCGAGTGCAGTTACAGGATCATTTTTAAACTGGAGAATATCTAAGATAAAATAACTGAGTTGCGATAAAAATATAAAAGCGATAATAGCCGTGATAATATTAAAAAGAAGATGTGCTGCAGCTACCCGTTTTTTAAAGGAGACACCACCGATAGCACCGAGTATTGCCGTTGCCGTTGTCCCTATATTTGTCCCTATTGCCATAGCTGCCGCCATCTCAAATGTAAGGATGTTGGTACTTAAAGCACTCAAAATAATAGCCGTTGCCGCCGAACTGGACTGAATAAGTGCAGTGATCACCATTCCTAATGCTAAAAATGCAATAAGAGGGAAGCTTTTATATGAGGCAAGATCAATCCCTACAGCAAATCCTTCAATAGCCGTTTTTAAGATATCCAGACCCATAAATAAGAGTCCGAATCCGACAAAGATTTTAGCAGTTGCTATCAATTTATAATGTCGTGCAAACATCAGGACAATCCCGCCAACTCCTATCATAGGTAAGGCAAACACCTCTATCTTTACTTTAAACCCTAAAATTGCCACCAGCCAAGCTGTTGCTGTTGTCCCCATATTTGCACCAAATATAATCCCTATCGCACCCTCTAAACTTATAAGTGATGCACTTACAAAAGAGAGTGTCATCAGTGTGACTACAGAGGAACTTTGTAAAAGTGCAGTAGCAATACCACCCGTAAAAATAGCTTTTATATTTGTCTGGGTAGAGTGTTTTAGCCATCTTTTAAATTTGATTCCCGCAAACTCTTTGAGGGCTAACTCCATATATCCCATACCAAAAAGGAACATTCCAAGTCCGCTAAGTGCTACTATAATATCATACATCTTTACGCGCTAACCACTTTCATTAAACTTACATCTGTCGTGATCTGGTATCCGTCACGCCCATTCTCTTTTGCCTTATAAAGCATCTCATCTGCACGAGAGATCAAAACCTCATCATCTAAAGCTTCATCTGCTATACAACAAACTACTCCGATAGAAATAGTTACAAATTCATCTGCATCAGATTGCTCATGTTTTATTTCTCTCTGTTTTACTACCTGACATAATTTTCTTGCAAGATTTGCACTGTCAGACTCATTTGTCTCACTAAACAAGACTCCAAACTCTTCACCGCCGAGACGAAATACATAATCACTCGGACGTCTGAGTGTATCTTTTAAAACCTTAGCGACACTTTTAAGTGCATAATCTCCTTCAACATGTCCGTATGTATCATTATACTGTTTAAAAAAATCAATATCCAGCATCATAAATGTAATGTAGTTCTTATGTCTTTTTGCACGTTTGAGCTCACGCTCATAGATATGATTAAAATATCTTCTGTTGTATAAGTTTGTCAAACTATCGGTAAAAGATGCATTTTCAAGTTTTTTATTTACCTGTTTTAACTTTTTTGCGATTGCGTGAAGTTTTGTATGGTCCTCTTGAATACTTCTAAAAACATACATAGTAATAAGCAGTACAGCTAAGATCACAATAACAAGAGTAAGCCCGATATTAAAGGCTATATCTTCATACTTGTTAAGAAATTTTTTGCGTTCAAACTGAGCGACTTCAATCTCGTAATTGATAAGTTTTTTAATTATTGAATGAAGGTTAGATACCTTTTCTTCAACTCTGTTTAGTGCAATATTCTCCGGCTTTCCACCTTTTTTTAAATACTCCAATGTTGTTTTAAAGGCCCTGTTAGCGCTTCTTAGTTCCATATCTACATATTCAATATAGTCGAGTTCTTCGGTATGTTTGTAATGTTGCGAATAGCTCTTCCATTTTTGCTCTATATGCTCTAATGATTTTTCAAGCTCTCGCATTGTTTGTGAGCGAGATATCTCTGCTCTGCTCACTTTATGAAGAGGGGCTGATATTCCGCCGTGATATGTTTGTACAATCTCATGCAGTTCAGTAACGGGGACTAATGAACCAAAATATAAAGAGTCCACATTTCTTTTCATGGCACTAATATAACTAGCACCTACGATTCCCACAAATATTAGTCCTATCGTGATAAAAACGAAAAGAAAAAACAGTTTGCTTTTAAGTTTCAAAGCTTCTATAAATTTCACTGTGGCTCCTTATCATCTAGAGCTAAATATTAAGCATATTTTGTGCCATTAAATATTATAATTTACAAAAAATAAGAAGATAAAACTATGGAAGCAAAATCAATAAGAGCAGATAAATATTTAGATACTTTTGAGATTCAAGAACACTTAAAAAATGTAGAGTATATCATTATGGCGACACCTGCCCCTGAGAAATACAGAGCTACACCTATTCATTTCACAATCTTTTTAAATACACCCGAAGCACTACCGGATGAAGTAAAACAACCTGTATTAGATAAGTTTTGCAGTGACTATAAGATCACAAATCCGACAGAAGTATTGAGCCAGTTAACAGCAGTAGGGTTTGCAATATCGAACGCACAGGATACACCAATGCCAATGCCACTGTTTAAACAACAAGACAGAGCAAGTGTGCCTCATACACCTATGCATGTTATAGACTTTTTAGCAGATTCAAATGAGTTTGCCGAAGCAAAAATCAAAAACCTAACTGGATGGAGTTACTCTTACAATTCATAAACTCTTGTAGTTAGTTCTTGGAGTTCACATGGCACAAACAACAGACTATATAAAACTCTCAAAAATAGCTGGAGTTTTATATCTTATAATAATTATCTGTGGCATATCGAGTGAGCTGTTTGTAAGAGCTCCTATAATCGACTATGAAAGTTCTGTATCGACTCTCAAAAACATAACAACATCTTTACCACTCTACCATTTAGGCTTTGTACTCGACTTAGTGATGCTCTTAAGTGATGTGGCATTAGCCGTTATCTTCTATAAACTGTTTCAACCCGTAAATCAACTCTTATCTTTAAATGCTTTAGTGTATAGAGTTGTACATGCTATCATAGTAACTATTGCTCTCTTATTTTCCTATTTTGCCTCTGTTATAGTACTTAACAATGCACTACCAATAACACAGACAACTTATTTAATGAGGCTTTTTTTGGATATTCATTCATACGGTTATGATTTAGGTTTGATATTTTTTTCGGTATCAAATGGGATTATCGGAGTTCTTATTCTGCGTTCATTCAATTTGCCGAAGATACTCGGCTATGGACTTATTTTAGCTTCACTTGTATATCTAGCAGGCAGTTTTATCCACTTCTTATTTCCAGCGTTCCTCTCTTTTATCGAAGTAGCATACTTAATCCCTTTCATCGCAGAGACAAGTTTTGCTCTTTGGCTCCTTTTTCTAAACGAGAGATACCAAAAAAATTTTCAGACACTTAACGATTAAGTGTCTCTATCTCTTCGATCTCTTTTTTAACATCTTTTGAGAGGTTCTCATATCCCGTTTTTGTTACTAAGATATCATCCTCTATTCTTATCCCTATTCCACGATATTTTTTTGGAATTTTCGTATCCTCTTTAGGCAAATATATGCCGGGTTCTATCGTTAAAACCATTCCCGCTTTGAGTGGTATCTCTTTATTGTTTTTATCTTTATATGGATTTTGATCGTGTACATCAAGTCCCATATAGTGCCCTATTCCGTGTGGAAAATATTTTTTATGAGCTTTGTCTTTGAGGAGCTTTTTCACACTCCCTTTTAAGATACCGAGTTTAACCATCCCCTCACACAACATTTTTTCAGCTTCATTTTGCAATTCGCTTCGAAGGAGTGTCGGCTTGATCATAGATATAATTTTTTTCTCAACATCCAGGACCATCTGATACAACTCTTTTTGCGGTTTTGTAAACTTACCGCTTACAGGGATTGTTCTAGTTATATCACTTGAATAGTACTCATATTCACACCCTGCATCTATTAAGATCAGATCACCTTTGTTTAAAGGTTGGTCATTATTTATATAGTGCAGAGTATTGGCATTATCCCCTGAAGCTACGATCGAAGTATATGCATCGCTGTAGGCACCATTTTTTTTGAAGATATATTCCATTTCCGCCTGAAGCTCATACTCAAAAGAGCATCTGCTACTCATCTTCATCGCTTTGTGGTGTGCTTGCTTTGTAATTGAGAGTGCTTTTCTTATAAGTCCAATTTCAGCTGCTGACTTTATCAATCTCATCTCTTCTGCAATCTTTGCGGCATCTTTAACATCTCTGATCGTATTTGAGAGTTTTTTATATTTTTTAATACACTCAGCTTCGATTTTAAAATCATAATACAAAGTATTTTTTGCAGTTGCGAACTCTTTGAGTTTTCCATCAAGCTGATCTATCTCAAACACATCATCAACACTGAAAATCTCTTTAGCTTTTTTAGCTCCCAGTCGTTTTCCTGTCCAAAGTTCAAGAGTCGGATCTTTTTTCATAACAAAAAGATAGGTTTTTGCCTCCTCTTGCTCTTTGACAAAGACCAAGACACTGTTGTCCTCTTTAAAACCTGTTAAATAATAAAAATTACTATCTTGTCTATATGGAAATTCCGTATCGTTTGAACGCACTTTTTGTTCAGCCGATGTCACTATTGCCAAAGAATTTTTTTCTAGTTTCTTTCCAAATCTTTCTCTTCTTTTTCTATACTCTTTCTCTTGAATCATCTATCACTTCCACTTAACCAAACAACTGTATCTTCCAAAACTTTTCCTAATAAAATATTGAGTGCTTCCACACCACCCTCGGCATCAGCCGTTTTCGTTTTCATAACTTTATAAAAACTCTTCGAAGCTATTAGCTTCCCGCTTTTTCTCTCTACAAGATTAAAAGAGATATCTATCTTCGCTTCAGAGCTATCTTCAGCTGCATTAAACGACTGAATAAACTCATTGATACTCATCTCTAGAACTAAGTCACCTTTTTTAGAAGACTTATATCCATACACACCGTCAAATAATCCCGCTTCATCCAAGACATTTACAAGTTTATTTGCAATAACCCTATTTGGAGTATCTGCCCAAGCTGACTGTGTATATGAGTACTCTTTATAACGCCCCACACTATAACGCATAGTTGTAGAACTTAAAGATACATTTGAAAATACGGGTGAGATTTTTATAGAGTGTTTTTTACATCTGTTTTGATCTACTGGAAGTTCAACTTCAGGATCGATTCTATAGTCTGTCATTGAAGGGTATGTTACACTACATCCACTCAGTAAAAAAACCGTTATAGCTAAAAGAACTATTCTCATTTTATCTCTCCCCCGGAGCTTTTTTTATCTCTTCACGTTTAAATATAATATCTGATGGACTTCTATCATATTGTTTTAAAGAGTTATCTAACTGTATCATCGTCTCTTGTAACTGCAGTAAAGCATTGTTCATATTTGGAACAACTTCTGAAGATATCTCTTTAAAATTAAAATCTCCGCTTGCAAGAGCCTTTTTAAACTCTGTCATCGTACCGTCAATTTTGTTATAGCTATGCTTGATAGAATATAATGCTTTAGAAACATTGTCTTCCCATTTAACCGTATGATCTGCAAGCCCTTCAATCTTCTGGATTGCTATATCCAAGTTTTTCATAGCACTTTGAAAATTGGCTATTGTTTTTTCATCTAACGCATCACCTATTTTATCAATAGTTCGTGTAGTTGATGATACCAGTTTCATAAACTTCTCTTGATTTTCATCTTTTAAAAGTTTCTCTGTTTGAAACAAGGTTGCCGTCATATGTTCCGATACATTTCCCCATGACTTTTGAAGGTTTTGGAAAATTGAGGGTGCTGTAGCTATCACATGGTAATCATCACCGTCAATCTCCACTATCTTTCTCTCATATTCATTACCAACAGTCAAGTTTACATATGTCAGCCCTGTAATACCTTGTGCCGTGAGTACTGCAACTATATTGTCTTTGATTGGAGTATCTTTTAAAATAGCCACCTGAACCTCTACCTGTTCAGAGTTATGTGGATTAATTCGAAGATTGGAGACTTTTCCGACACTAATGCCGCGAAACTTTACAGGGGCGTCCAGATTCAAACCAAACACCGATTCATTAAAATAGATCACGTAACGTTTTATCTCATCTTCATGGGAAGGTTTTAGCATCCAGTACGAAAAACTCGCCAACGTGATAAAAGCAAGTAAGACAACAAAACCAATAAGTGTATAGTTTACTTTATTGTTCATAGTTTCTCTTTAAAAAATGTTTTTACAAATTGGTTCTCAACAGAGTCCATCTCATCAAGAGAACCTTCAAAAGCAATTTTCTTATTATCAATTATAGCTATTTTATCTAAAGTATCGTAAATTGAACGCAAATCGTGAGAAACCATTACAATAGTCAGGTTTAACATCTTTCTTAAATCCAAGATCAAATTGTCAAACTCCCTTGCCGAAACCGGGTCAAGTCCACTTGTAGGCTCGTCTAGAAACAGCAGCTTCGGATCAAGTGCGAGTGCACGTGCAAGACCAGCTTTTTTCCTCATTCCTCCGCTTATTTGCGAGGGATAAAGTTCACCGTCTTCAGGCTTTAAGCCAACAAGCCTTATCTTAAAACGTACAATATCATCTATCATCTTTTTAGATAACGATGTATATTCAACAAGAGGCAGTGCTATATTTTCCGCTACAGTTAAAGAGGAGAAGAGCGCACCGAATTGAAACAAAACACCCCACTGACGTTTTAGTGCAAGTATCTCTTTGGATGAGAGATTTTCTATCTTTTTACCCAGAACCTCAATAGAACCGTTATGAAACTCCTGTAACATCACTATCTCACGCAGCAGGGTTGTCTTTCCGCATCCACTGGGACCTACTATACCGTAGATCTCCCCCTCATTCACACTTAAGTTGATACCGTAATGAACAATCTTTTCACCAAAAACAGTTGTAAGATCTTTTACTTCAATCAACTTCATTATATCCCCAGATTTGTAAAAGCTATAGAGAATATAGCATCACATACAATTACTGCAAAAATCGCCTCTACAACACTCTTTGTAGTATTAAACCCTATACTTTGCGTATCATCTTTTACGATCAGACCTCTATAGATTGCAATTGAAGCTATTAAAAAGGCAAAGAATGGTCCCTTAAAAATTCCGACAAAAAAATGTTTCGCAGCGATCACTTCATGAAACCTCTCTAAAAAAAGTTCCATTGTAATTTTAAGGTCCAGACTCGCAACAAGCACACCGCCGAGCATCCCCATCATATCCGCAACAAAAATAAGCAGCGGCATAGCTATACTCAAAGCTATAATACGGGGCAAAACTAAAAATGCAAAAGGCTCAAACCCCATAGTTCTCATAGCATCGATCTCTTGAGTTATCTTCATAGCACCAATTTGTGCCGTGTATGCCGATCCACTACGTCCCGCTATAACTATTGCCGTAATTAAAGGGGCTAGTTCTCTTAAAATAGAGATTCCCAGCATATCGACTATAAATATATTTCCACCATATATCTTTAGCTGGTATGCCGCCTGATATGCAACAACAAGCCCGACAAGAAAGCTTGTCAGTGCGATAATCATCACTGCTTTTACACCGCTTTCATTGATCTCAAAAAATATCTCTTTATAGCGAATCTTATGAGGTTTTTTCAGATACAACATAAATGATACGAACACTTTTCCTAAAAAACTTACAAAATTTAAAAGAGAGGTATAGTAATGATAGCCTCGTTTCCCGAGACGTTCATAAACTGTTGTTTTTCTAGGGGTGAACTCTTTTTTTATCTCAAGGCGTTTTGATTTCACCAAGTTTAAAGTAGCTTGTATTGTCTCATTTTGTAGTTGTAGCTGATAAGAGGTATTTTGATTTTCTAATTTTTGCAGAATCTGATCGATAAAAAGTGCTACTGCACTATCAATATAATCTAAATGGAGTAGATCAAAATCTACTTGAGTAAACTTTGAAAGGTCCAACCTATCTATTTTCTTTTCAAGGTTAGAGAGGTTATATACAGTAAGTTCTCCTAAAAACTTTAGTAGTAACTTACTGCCATGGAGTTCAACCTGTAGAGAAGTTTCCATCAAATGTAACTTTAAAAATCTCTCTCTAATAGCTTGTTTACTTTTAAAAGAGTAATAATTTTATCTTCTTGTTTTCCAACACCGTCGATGATAGTCTCTTCATCATTGATAGTATCTGGTGCCGGTCCTATGTTCTCTTTTTTAATGCGTATTGCCATTGTTAATCTGTCAATTACAAATCCTGCTACATCATCACCGTAACGCATTACGATAAAACGTGTATCTTCTCCATGCTTTTTAGCTGGAAGACCAAACTTTGTACGTAGGTCTATTAAAGGGATTACCGCACCGCGGAGATTAAATACACCCAGTACGTACTTAGGAACTTGAGGAACTCTCGTCCAAGTAAATGGCTTAATAATCTCTTGGATCGATAATATAGGCACCGCGTACTCTTCATCACCTATCATAAAGCCAACCAACTGTACAACATCATCAAGTTGCCCAACAACGTTATCTTGTTGTTGAGACTGTTTATTTAGAATATCTTTTAGTTTATCAGCCATTATAAGAACTCCGATTTAAAGTTAATGTTTCTTTGTACTACGCTTGCTAGGTAGTCAGAAGAGTAAGGTTTTGTAATATACTCAACCATTCCAGACTCAACACCGCGCATACGATCAGATTTACCAGTACGTGATGTTACCGCGATCAGTGGTAAGTTTTTATATCTATTGTACTTTTTGATCTCGCTTGCTAAAGAGTATCCGTCCATTCTAGGCATCTCGATATCAACAAGCATAGCATCAAAGTTATGATCACCCGATTTTAAGATGTTAAGTGCTTCTTGTCCATCAGCAGCTTCTACAAGAGTGATACCCATCGGCTCTAATGCTTTTCTCATAATAGCTCTATCTGTTTTTGAATCATCCACAATCATAACAGTATAGTCACTTGCAGAGTTTTTCTCATTTGCCGCACTTCCCGCTTGAGCTGCTTCAGTTAAAGCCGTAGCCTTTACATCTTTAGCCATCTCCATAAGTGCTACAACATCAACGATAAGTGTAACGCCACCGTCACCTCTAATTGTAGCTCCAGCAATTCCGTCAATACCTTTGAGGTACTCTCCAAGAGATTTAATAACGATCTCCTCTTGCCCTACTAAAGTATCTACGATAAGTCCAAGCTTACTTGTTCCAAGTCCTAAAACAACAACATAAGCGTGTTCGCTGCTGTCTAAAATTCTCTCAACTTCGAAAATATCACCGATGTGAACAAGCGATAAAACATCGTCACGAAGTCTCATAACGCTTTTACCCTCAACCGTATAGATCTCATCAGTCGAAATTCTAACAGTCTCTAAAACCGAAGCTAGTGGAATCGCATAATGTTCTTCTTGAACACCAACTAATAGTGCTTGAATAATAGCAAGTGTTAAAGGGATCTTTAACTTCATTGAAGTCCCTTTTCCGATCTCGCTGTCTATATCGATAATACCGTTGAGTTTTTCGATGTTTGTTTTTACAACATCCATACCAACTCCACGACCCGATACATTCGTTACCTGCGCAGCTGTTGAGAAACCAGGTTTAAAGATAAGCCCAAAAGCCTCTTTATCGCTCATAGTCTCAGCTTCTTTTTCTGTTATGATCCCTTTTTCAAGCGATTTTGCTTTTAACATTTCAGCATCGAGACCTTTACCGTCATCATCAATTTGAATAACGATCTGATTCCCTTCATTGTACGCTTTTAACATAATCGTACCAGTTTCCTCTTTCCCTTTTGCAACACGATCAGCAGGTGCTTCAATACCGTGGTCACAAGAGTTACGGATAATGTGTACTAATGGATCCCCTATCTCTTCAACGATAGATTTATCAAGCTCTGTATCTTCACCAGAAATTACAAGTTCTATCTTTTTGTTTAGTTCACGAGATAAGTCACGAATCATTCTCGGGAACTTGTTAAACACTTTTCCAACAGGAAGCATACGTGTTTTCATAACAGCGATCTGTAAGTCAGTTGTTACAAGAGATACGATAGATACAACTTGGTTAAGCTCCTCTAAGAACTCTTCACCTTCATAACGCTCTTCAACATCGTCGTTAATCTTAATAAGTCTGTTTTTCGCAAGTACAAGTTCACCGATAAGGTTCATCAAGTGGTCAAGTCTTTTAACATCTACACGAATAGTCTGCTCAACTGCAGCAGGTGCTTTTCTAGCAGGTGCAGCTGCTTTTGGTTCTGAATCTCCACCGCTAGAAGCGGCTGCTTTTGGAGGTGTTGGAGCTGTCGGAGGCGGTGGCGGAGGAGGAGTTTCCTCTTTTGGCTCCTCTGCAAACTCTTCATCAGGTTGTGCATCCGGCTCTAGAGAAGGAACACTTTCACCCGCAGCAATTTTTGCTTCACGTTTTTTCTTATCCTCTTCTTGACGCTGATTTAAAAGTCTCTCGATCTCAGCTTCAACCTCTTCCGGTGACATATTTTCATAATCGAGCTCATCTTCGTCATCGTCTGATGTTGTCTCTTCAACCTCTTCCACCTCTTGAGGTGCTTCTTGTGCTGGAGCTTCTGCTACAGGAGTCTCTACTTCTCCCGTACCGCCGCTTACTTTATCAAGTCTTGAAACACATGCAGAAACATCAATTCCTCCGTCTTCACTTGTATCACGGATCTGCTCAAGCAGTTGTTTCATTAAATCAACTGACTCTAAAATAACATCCATAATATCAGGAGTAATTACAAGTTCGCCGTGTCTTGCTTTGTTTAGAACATCTTCCATATGGTGAGTAAGATGTGTCAAAATATCGAAATTTAAGAAAGAAGATGCACCTTTAACAGTATGTGCTACACGGAAAATTCCGTTTAAAAGGTCTAAGTCTTCAGGATTAGATTCTAACTCAACCAAATCCTCATCTAACTTTTCAACAAGTTCAAACGACTCGACTAAAAAGTCTTGCAGTATCTCTTGAAATTCATCCATATTTTATACTCCTACTTCATATGTGCACGTACTACGCGTGCTACTTGTTCATAAAATTCTCCGGCTTGGAACTTCACTAAGTAAGCTTCCCCTCCGGCATCCAGACCTCTGTTCTCACTAAAGTGATCACTGATTGATGAGTTAAATACAATCGGGATTTGGTTAAATCTAACATCTTCTTTTGCTTTTGCAGCAAAGTGGAAACCGTCCATTTTAGGCATCTCCACATCTGAAATAATAATCTTTAAATGTTCTTCTAAATTATCACCGTAGTTTTTGTAAAGTTCTTCTAGTTTATTAAGTCCCTCTTCACCGTCAACTGCACCGATGACGTCAAAGCCCATTTTTTCTAAGGCATCTGTAACAATTTTTCTAGCTGTTGCACTGTCATCAAGAACCATAGCGATCCCCTTAAAGTGCTCTAAACTTTTTACTTGTATCTCAGTGTCAGGTTCATAAAGTCCCAGCTCTTGTACTACACTCTCTAAGTCTAAAATAAGTAGAACGTTGTCATCTTCAATTTTTGTAACACCAGTAATCTTATTACCGTCTAAACCGCTAGCCGAACTTATAAAAGTTGCCGGTTCAATATTGCTCCAAGATATTCTTCTAATTCTTTTTGCATCGTGCACAATAAAGCCGATAAGTACATTATTGAACTCTGTAATAATTACTCTTGAACTTTGATGGATATTTTCCGGTTCTTTGATACCCATCCATTTCGCAAGATTTACAACAGGTATTACAACTTCACGAAGGTCGAAGATTCCTTCGATAAACTCTGGTGTTCCCGGTA
Above is a window of Sulfurimonas marina DNA encoding:
- a CDS encoding Na/Pi cotransporter family protein; this translates as MYDIIVALSGLGMFLFGMGYMELALKEFAGIKFKRWLKHSTQTNIKAIFTGGIATALLQSSSVVTLMTLSFVSASLISLEGAIGIIFGANMGTTATAWLVAILGFKVKIEVFALPMIGVGGIVLMFARHYKLIATAKIFVGFGLLFMGLDILKTAIEGFAVGIDLASYKSFPLIAFLALGMVITALIQSSSAATAIILSALSTNILTFEMAAAMAIGTNIGTTATAILGAIGGVSFKKRVAAAHLLFNIITAIIAFIFLSQLSYFILDILQFKNDPVTALALFHTIFNVLGVLLLSPFIDKIANFLNKLFIVRHEVATKYIHMVEPSVAESALIATRNEIAHLFMKCIKFTFFLINVKPSEVLKTDKTAYQIINDATQEYDYDYNSKYEKLKIIEFETIKYLNKISELVLTEKQTGALDTLYSSLRESVYGARTIKDIKHNIDQFTQSDDQKTLYYFNLIRENLIKAIQNALLFENKEISHETIMRNHEEILKENKSFVNKVTRNFEKEGLDEKMVVAFLNSNRSVLLAINSFIDAAKVLELVFEIEVKEEEQTEAQES
- a CDS encoding diguanylate cyclase, with the translated sequence MKFIEALKLKSKLFFLFVFITIGLIFVGIVGASYISAMKRNVDSLYFGSLVPVTELHEIVQTYHGGISAPLHKVSRAEISRSQTMRELEKSLEHIEQKWKSYSQHYKHTEELDYIEYVDMELRSANRAFKTTLEYLKKGGKPENIALNRVEEKVSNLHSIIKKLINYEIEVAQFERKKFLNKYEDIAFNIGLTLVIVILAVLLITMYVFRSIQEDHTKLHAIAKKLKQVNKKLENASFTDSLTNLYNRRYFNHIYERELKRAKRHKNYITFMMLDIDFFKQYNDTYGHVEGDYALKSVAKVLKDTLRRPSDYVFRLGGEEFGVLFSETNESDSANLARKLCQVVKQREIKHEQSDADEFVTISIGVVCCIADEALDDEVLISRADEMLYKAKENGRDGYQITTDVSLMKVVSA
- a CDS encoding DUF4386 domain-containing protein → MAQTTDYIKLSKIAGVLYLIIIICGISSELFVRAPIIDYESSVSTLKNITTSLPLYHLGFVLDLVMLLSDVALAVIFYKLFQPVNQLLSLNALVYRVVHAIIVTIALLFSYFASVIVLNNALPITQTTYLMRLFLDIHSYGYDLGLIFFSVSNGIIGVLILRSFNLPKILGYGLILASLVYLAGSFIHFLFPAFLSFIEVAYLIPFIAETSFALWLLFLNERYQKNFQTLND
- a CDS encoding aminopeptidase P N-terminal domain-containing protein → MIQEKEYRKRRERFGKKLEKNSLAIVTSAEQKVRSNDTEFPYRQDSNFYYLTGFKEDNSVLVFVKEQEEAKTYLFVMKKDPTLELWTGKRLGAKKAKEIFSVDDVFEIDQLDGKLKEFATAKNTLYYDFKIEAECIKKYKKLSNTIRDVKDAAKIAEEMRLIKSAAEIGLIRKALSITKQAHHKAMKMSSRCSFEYELQAEMEYIFKKNGAYSDAYTSIVASGDNANTLHYINNDQPLNKGDLILIDAGCEYEYYSSDITRTIPVSGKFTKPQKELYQMVLDVEKKIISMIKPTLLRSELQNEAEKMLCEGMVKLGILKGSVKKLLKDKAHKKYFPHGIGHYMGLDVHDQNPYKDKNNKEIPLKAGMVLTIEPGIYLPKEDTKIPKKYRGIGIRIEDDILVTKTGYENLSKDVKKEIEEIETLNR
- a CDS encoding ABC-type transport auxiliary lipoprotein family protein is translated as MRIVLLAITVFLLSGCSVTYPSMTDYRIDPEVELPVDQNRCKKHSIKISPVFSNVSLSSTTMRYSVGRYKEYSYTQSAWADTPNRVIANKLVNVLDEAGLFDGVYGYKSSKKGDLVLEMSINEFIQSFNAAEDSSEAKIDISFNLVERKSGKLIASKSFYKVMKTKTADAEGGVEALNILLGKVLEDTVVWLSGSDR
- a CDS encoding MlaD family protein; translation: MNNKVNYTLIGFVVLLAFITLASFSYWMLKPSHEDEIKRYVIYFNESVFGLNLDAPVKFRGISVGKVSNLRINPHNSEQVEVQVAILKDTPIKDNIVAVLTAQGITGLTYVNLTVGNEYERKIVEIDGDDYHVIATAPSIFQNLQKSWGNVSEHMTATLFQTEKLLKDENQEKFMKLVSSTTRTIDKIGDALDEKTIANFQSAMKNLDIAIQKIEGLADHTVKWEDNVSKALYSIKHSYNKIDGTMTEFKKALASGDFNFKEISSEVVPNMNNALLQLQETMIQLDNSLKQYDRSPSDIIFKREEIKKAPGER
- a CDS encoding ABC transporter ATP-binding protein; protein product: MKLIEVKDLTTVFGEKIVHYGINLSVNEGEIYGIVGPSGCGKTTLLREIVMLQEFHNGSIEVLGKKIENLSSKEILALKRQWGVLFQFGALFSSLTVAENIALPLVEYTSLSKKMIDDIVRFKIRLVGLKPEDGELYPSQISGGMRKKAGLARALALDPKLLFLDEPTSGLDPVSAREFDNLILDLRKMLNLTIVMVSHDLRSIYDTLDKIAIIDNKKIAFEGSLDEMDSVENQFVKTFFKEKL
- a CDS encoding ABC transporter permease → METSLQVELHGSKLLLKFLGELTVYNLSNLEKKIDRLDLSKFTQVDFDLLHLDYIDSAVALFIDQILQKLENQNTSYQLQLQNETIQATLNLVKSKRLEIKKEFTPRKTTVYERLGKRGYHYYTSLLNFVSFLGKVFVSFMLYLKKPHKIRYKEIFFEINESGVKAVMIIALTSFLVGLVVAYQAAYQLKIYGGNIFIVDMLGISILRELAPLITAIVIAGRSGSAYTAQIGAMKITQEIDAMRTMGFEPFAFLVLPRIIALSIAMPLLIFVADMMGMLGGVLVASLDLKITMELFLERFHEVIAAKHFFVGIFKGPFFAFLIASIAIYRGLIVKDDTQSIGFNTTKSVVEAIFAVIVCDAIFSIAFTNLGI
- a CDS encoding chemotaxis protein CheW; this translates as MADKLKDILNKQSQQQDNVVGQLDDVVQLVGFMIGDEEYAVPILSIQEIIKPFTWTRVPQVPKYVLGVFNLRGAVIPLIDLRTKFGLPAKKHGEDTRFIVMRYGDDVAGFVIDRLTMAIRIKKENIGPAPDTINDEETIIDGVGKQEDKIITLLKVNKLLERDF